A portion of the Novosphingobium sp. KA1 genome contains these proteins:
- a CDS encoding DUF11 domain-containing protein: MTRTSTLLGAASSLALVALGSSPAFATGTTAGATIQNTVTVGYQVGGVAQTAKTASDTFTVDRKVNVSVTEVGSAATVVSPGQVQAVSTFKVTNLSNDTLDFALTAAQLSGGSAAWGGSDNFDGANVKIYLDNGDGVFTSADTQVTYLDELAADAARTVFVVMDIPSTQVTGDIASVVLTATAKAGGTSGSQGAALTTSSTNTSGVDTVLADGAGASDAANDGAFSAKDDFKVSAAALSVLKTSRVVSDPVSGTSNPKAIPGATIEYCISVANATGSAVATNIAVNDPLPANVTYVASSILLNGTVTGSTCNADGTSGGTFASNTVTGTLADIAAGVTRTLVFRATIN; encoded by the coding sequence ATGACACGCACCAGCACGCTGCTGGGTGCGGCGAGCTCGCTTGCGCTCGTCGCGCTCGGCTCCAGCCCCGCCTTCGCAACAGGCACCACGGCCGGCGCCACCATCCAGAACACCGTGACGGTGGGCTATCAGGTCGGCGGGGTCGCGCAGACCGCAAAGACCGCGTCCGACACTTTCACGGTCGACCGCAAGGTCAACGTCTCGGTCACCGAAGTCGGCAGCGCGGCGACCGTCGTCTCGCCCGGCCAGGTCCAGGCGGTGAGCACCTTCAAGGTCACCAACCTGTCGAACGACACGCTCGACTTCGCGCTGACCGCGGCCCAGCTTTCGGGCGGCAGCGCGGCCTGGGGCGGCAGCGACAATTTCGACGGCGCCAACGTCAAGATCTACCTCGACAACGGCGACGGCGTGTTCACCTCGGCCGACACCCAGGTCACCTACCTCGACGAACTGGCGGCGGACGCGGCCAGGACCGTCTTCGTGGTGATGGACATCCCCTCCACCCAGGTCACCGGCGACATCGCCTCGGTGGTGCTGACCGCCACCGCCAAGGCGGGCGGCACCTCGGGCTCGCAAGGCGCGGCACTGACGACCAGCTCGACCAACACCAGCGGTGTCGACACCGTGCTGGCGGACGGCGCGGGTGCCAGCGATGCGGCCAACGACGGCGCCTTCTCGGCCAAGGACGATTTCAAGGTCAGCGCCGCCGCGCTCTCCGTGCTCAAGACCAGCCGCGTGGTCAGCGATCCGGTCAGCGGGACGAGCAATCCCAAGGCCATTCCGGGCGCCACCATCGAATATTGCATCTCCGTCGCCAATGCGACCGGCAGCGCCGTCGCCACCAATATCGCGGTGAACGACCCCCTGCCCGCGAACGTGACCTATGTCGCCAGTTCGATCCTGCTCAACGGCACGGTCACCGGCAGCACCTGCAACGCCGACGGCACCTCGGGCGGCACCTTCGCCAGCAACACGGTGACCGGCACGCTGGCGGACATCGCGGCGGGCGTCACCCGTACGCTGGTGTTCCGGGCCACGATCAACTGA
- a CDS encoding DUF11 domain-containing protein, whose amino-acid sequence MTARLIALFTALAALLAATTAQAQSATATWSSLGLSNGGSVGTSASITASDGTTVSTGWSITTGGAGTFAVAAGYNGHVVYNTSSIGGVSPALLLDFDASRFDANNRITIDITLGRSVTGLAFTLADVDRETGNGNTYNRDAVAVYYDTGNGTFVSAAGTSYGTAGSAVSTDTSGWNGTAQSATTSPSGNIAFDFGSQAVKRIRIVYSSATVSGTANPNPQSIALSGLAFDAKGADLSLANAWLTSSPTAGSLATFRLTVSNAATSTDTATSVTVTDTLPDGFTYVSANGTGSFNAATGVWTVGSLAPGASVTIDITGTVNASAGATLTNTAQITASDQSDPDSTPGNGATGEDDYASAALTVTGSRVAGTPPALTCAAGTVVFDWSNRAWTTGSTANSYALDTLGTISFALANQGTWLSSSTYGGQSPVRQNVVNGGLSDYALFEMVNMPSVSAEATTTITLPTALPGAQFRIFDVDYYSGQFADRVTVEGRYNGTTVTPTLTNGVTNYVIGNSAYGDGLSDDGSSDGNITVTFAQPVDTIVIHYGNHALAPGDPGQQAIALHDLTFCRPSTTLAVTKTSWVLSDPVSGTGNPKAIPGATVRYCILVANTGSSAATSVTATDPIPAALTYVAGSIASGSDCAGAATPEDDNAAGSDESDPYGGSYASGIVQASAPTLAAGASFAIRFDATVN is encoded by the coding sequence ATGACGGCGCGTCTTATCGCCCTCTTCACCGCATTGGCTGCGCTGCTGGCCGCCACCACCGCACAGGCGCAGAGCGCGACCGCTACATGGTCGAGCCTTGGCCTGTCCAATGGCGGATCGGTCGGCACATCGGCGTCGATCACCGCCAGCGACGGCACCACCGTCAGCACCGGTTGGAGCATCACGACCGGCGGCGCGGGCACTTTCGCCGTCGCCGCGGGCTACAACGGCCATGTGGTCTACAACACCAGTTCGATCGGCGGCGTCAGTCCGGCCTTGCTGCTGGACTTCGATGCATCGCGCTTCGATGCGAACAACCGGATCACCATCGACATCACCCTGGGCCGCAGCGTGACCGGCCTCGCCTTCACGCTGGCCGACGTGGACCGCGAGACGGGCAACGGCAACACCTACAACCGCGACGCCGTTGCCGTCTATTACGACACCGGCAATGGCACCTTCGTGAGCGCGGCAGGCACTTCCTACGGGACGGCCGGAAGCGCCGTCAGCACCGACACCAGCGGGTGGAACGGCACCGCCCAGTCAGCCACGACCTCGCCCAGCGGCAACATCGCCTTCGACTTCGGCTCGCAGGCGGTGAAGCGCATCCGCATCGTCTACAGCAGCGCCACCGTGTCCGGCACCGCCAACCCCAACCCGCAGTCCATCGCGCTGTCCGGCCTCGCTTTCGATGCCAAAGGCGCCGACCTTTCACTGGCGAATGCATGGCTCACCAGCAGCCCGACGGCGGGCAGCCTGGCGACCTTCCGGCTGACGGTGAGCAACGCCGCCACCTCCACCGACACCGCCACCAGCGTGACCGTCACCGACACGCTGCCGGACGGCTTCACTTACGTCTCCGCGAACGGCACCGGCAGCTTCAATGCCGCGACCGGGGTGTGGACGGTGGGATCGCTCGCGCCCGGTGCCAGCGTCACCATCGACATCACCGGCACCGTCAATGCCAGCGCCGGTGCCACGCTCACCAACACGGCGCAGATCACCGCCAGCGACCAGAGCGACCCGGACTCCACCCCCGGCAACGGCGCGACCGGCGAGGACGACTATGCCAGCGCCGCGCTGACCGTCACCGGCAGCCGCGTGGCGGGCACGCCGCCTGCGCTCACCTGCGCGGCGGGAACCGTGGTGTTCGACTGGAGCAACCGCGCCTGGACCACCGGCAGCACCGCCAATTCCTATGCCCTCGACACGCTCGGCACGATCAGCTTCGCGCTCGCCAATCAGGGCACCTGGCTCAGCAGTTCGACGTATGGCGGCCAGTCGCCGGTGCGCCAGAACGTCGTCAACGGCGGCCTCAGCGACTATGCGCTGTTCGAGATGGTCAACATGCCCAGCGTCAGCGCCGAGGCGACAACCACGATCACCCTGCCCACCGCCCTGCCCGGCGCGCAGTTCAGGATCTTCGACGTCGATTACTATTCCGGCCAGTTCGCCGACAGGGTCACCGTGGAGGGCCGCTACAACGGGACCACCGTCACCCCCACGCTGACCAACGGCGTGACCAACTACGTGATCGGCAATAGCGCCTATGGCGACGGCCTGAGCGACGACGGCAGCAGCGACGGCAACATCACCGTCACCTTTGCGCAGCCGGTCGACACCATCGTCATCCACTACGGCAACCACGCCCTCGCCCCCGGCGACCCCGGCCAGCAGGCCATCGCGCTGCACGACCTCACCTTCTGCCGCCCCAGCACGACACTGGCCGTCACCAAGACCAGCTGGGTCCTCAGCGATCCGGTGAGCGGCACCGGCAATCCCAAGGCGATCCCCGGCGCGACGGTGCGCTATTGCATCCTTGTCGCCAATACCGGCAGCAGCGCCGCCACGAGCGTCACCGCCACCGACCCGATCCCCGCCGCGCTCACCTACGTCGCGGGCAGCATCGCATCGGGCAGCGACTGCGCCGGCGCCGCCACGCCGGAGGACGACAATGCCGCCGGCAGCGACGAAAGCGATCCCTACGGCGGGTCCTATGCCTCGGGTATCGTCCAGGCGAGCGCACCGACGCTGGCGGCGGGCGCCAGCTTCGCGATCCGCTTCGATGCGACGGTGAACTGA
- a CDS encoding tryptophan halogenase family protein, translating into MDEGALRSLVIVGGGMAGWTAASMIARKFRPGPLRITVIESEDGGRADLLADLPANLLDGSATPLMRKFNAALGIEENRFLAQSSGTFRLGTEFRDWREAGNVHFHGYGDYGEAIDGIAPHHFWLRLRAGGDTAPIDDWSLAYAAASRGRFAVPAGDGARFRHGYHFDAAQHVRFLRAYAERCGVERIDGRVVDAALEGAEGHIAAVTLADGRVVDGEFFIDCTGFEGLLIEQVLQTGYEDWSHWLPCDSAVLAPGKRSGALPPHAVSLAREAGWLGQAALQHRDDWGYFYSSRFSDDDRARAELLAAMTGEPLAQPRLLRFTSGHRRKFWNRNCLALGQAAGFMEPLAATALHLLQSMVLRFVEFFPDVDFAPAIAAEFNRLTLGEYERIRDFLTLHYFPSRRPEPLWHYCRNMDLPDTLVHRLEVWKAAARVTTEAQECFQEADWVAILLGNGIVPRRVDPIAARIDPGKVAMGMKARRDAVVRTAHAMPTHAHYVERNCTPETSVART; encoded by the coding sequence ATGGATGAGGGGGCTCTGCGCTCGCTGGTGATCGTGGGCGGCGGCATGGCCGGATGGACGGCGGCGAGCATGATCGCGCGCAAGTTCCGCCCCGGTCCCTTGCGGATCACGGTGATCGAAAGCGAGGATGGCGGCAGAGCCGACCTCCTGGCCGACCTCCCCGCCAATCTTCTCGATGGTTCGGCGACACCGCTCATGCGCAAGTTCAACGCCGCGCTGGGCATCGAGGAGAACCGCTTCCTTGCCCAGAGCAGCGGCACCTTCCGGCTCGGCACCGAATTTCGCGACTGGCGCGAGGCGGGCAACGTCCATTTCCATGGGTACGGCGACTATGGCGAGGCGATCGACGGCATCGCCCCCCACCACTTCTGGCTGCGCCTGCGCGCCGGTGGCGACACCGCGCCGATCGACGACTGGTCGCTGGCCTATGCTGCCGCCAGCCGCGGCCGTTTTGCGGTTCCGGCGGGGGACGGTGCCCGCTTTCGCCATGGCTACCATTTCGATGCCGCGCAGCATGTCCGTTTCCTGCGCGCCTATGCAGAACGCTGCGGGGTGGAACGGATCGACGGACGGGTCGTCGACGCTGCGCTGGAGGGCGCCGAAGGCCACATTGCCGCCGTCACGCTGGCCGACGGCCGTGTGGTCGACGGCGAATTCTTCATCGATTGCACCGGCTTCGAGGGGCTGCTGATCGAGCAAGTGCTCCAGACCGGCTACGAGGACTGGTCGCACTGGCTGCCCTGCGACAGCGCCGTGCTGGCGCCGGGCAAGCGGTCGGGCGCGCTGCCGCCCCATGCGGTGTCCCTCGCGCGGGAGGCGGGCTGGCTGGGGCAGGCGGCGCTCCAGCACCGCGACGACTGGGGCTATTTCTATTCGAGCCGGTTCAGCGATGACGACCGGGCCCGTGCGGAGCTGCTCGCGGCGATGACCGGCGAACCCCTTGCCCAGCCGCGCCTGCTGCGGTTCACCAGCGGCCACCGGCGCAAGTTCTGGAACCGCAATTGCCTGGCGCTGGGGCAGGCCGCCGGGTTCATGGAGCCGCTGGCGGCGACCGCGCTGCATCTCCTCCAGTCCATGGTGCTGCGTTTTGTCGAGTTCTTTCCCGACGTCGACTTCGCTCCGGCGATTGCGGCGGAGTTCAACCGGCTCACGCTCGGCGAGTACGAGCGGATCCGGGATTTCCTGACCCTGCACTATTTCCCCAGCCGCCGCCCGGAACCGCTCTGGCACTATTGCCGGAACATGGACCTGCCCGACACGCTGGTGCACCGGCTGGAGGTCTGGAAGGCGGCGGCGCGGGTCACCACCGAGGCGCAGGAGTGCTTTCAGGAGGCGGACTGGGTGGCGATCCTGCTCGGCAACGGCATCGTGCCGCGCCGGGTCGATCCGATCGCGGCGCGGATCGATCCGGGCAAGGTGGCGATGGGCATGAAGGCCCGCCGCGACGCCGTGGTGCGCACGGCCCATGCGATGCCGACCCATGCCCACTACGTCGAACGCAACTGCACGCCGGAAACATCGGTGGCCCGAACCTGA
- a CDS encoding UTRA domain-containing protein, giving the protein MRMTLSERIRHDFESRILAGTLAPGERLPTEQDLMERYGCARMTVNKALSALAAAGLVERRRKAGTFVARPRVHSMAMDIPDLGAEIAARGQAYRFELARRKLVRAADAAVKWDVGGEVPLLELSGIHFADDAPMAWEHRFVNAAAVPEIVEAGFSSPGGWLLEHVPWTEADARITAAAATGLEARALAVASGAPCLSIERRTWRGSEPITYVRQLFLAGAYELNAHFGPSAGTR; this is encoded by the coding sequence CTGCGCATGACCCTTTCCGAACGTATCCGCCACGATTTCGAGAGCCGCATCCTTGCCGGCACGCTCGCCCCCGGCGAACGCCTGCCGACCGAGCAGGACTTGATGGAACGCTACGGCTGCGCGCGGATGACGGTGAACAAGGCGCTTTCCGCGCTCGCCGCCGCCGGGCTGGTCGAGCGGCGGCGCAAGGCGGGCACGTTTGTCGCCCGGCCGCGCGTGCATTCGATGGCGATGGACATTCCCGACCTTGGCGCCGAAATCGCCGCGCGCGGGCAGGCCTATCGTTTTGAACTTGCGCGCCGCAAGCTGGTGCGCGCCGCCGATGCGGCGGTGAAGTGGGATGTGGGCGGCGAAGTGCCGCTGCTGGAGCTTTCGGGCATCCACTTCGCCGACGATGCGCCGATGGCCTGGGAGCACCGCTTCGTGAACGCCGCTGCGGTGCCCGAGATCGTCGAGGCCGGGTTCTCCTCGCCCGGCGGCTGGCTGCTGGAACACGTGCCCTGGACCGAGGCCGATGCCCGGATCACCGCCGCTGCCGCCACCGGCTTGGAAGCCAGGGCGCTGGCCGTCGCCAGCGGGGCGCCGTGCCTCAGCATTGAGCGGCGGACCTGGCGCGGCTCCGAGCCGATCACCTATGTGCGCCAGCTGTTTCTGGCCGGAGCCTATGAACTGAACGCCCATTTCGGGCCCTCGGCGGGTACCCGCTGA
- a CDS encoding formimidoylglutamate deiminase, whose protein sequence is MPQLQPRQSFTIHAGHAFIESGCESGWARDVRFTVVDGRIARIESGAQPDAGDERHACLIPGIPNLHSHAFQRGMAGLAEQRGNSDDSFWTWREVMYRFLDRMTPEDLHAIAALAAMEMLESGFTRLGEFHYLHHDADGHAYADPARMGAAIAEAAAETGIGLTLLPVFYAHSGFGALAPNHGQRRFLHDLDGFARLLEGARAAVAGLDEAVVGLAPHSLRAVSPEELLHLQAMAGQGPIHIHIAEQMKEVEDCLAWSGQRPVEWLLDHAEVDRRWCMVHATHMTHEETTRLARSGAVAGLCPITEANLGDGLFPMADWLAAGGAYGIGSDSNVLIDATEEMRLLEYGQRLFTRRRNLLADAATASSGEAIWRAALNGGAQALGVEAGLKQGNAFDAVSLDLDHPSLCARGAERVLDGLVFASGRAGIDCVWRFGKQVVSSGRHHARDGIVRRYRKTLDRLCA, encoded by the coding sequence ATGCCTCAACTCCAGCCGCGTCAGTCCTTTACGATCCATGCGGGGCATGCGTTTATCGAGTCCGGGTGCGAGTCCGGTTGGGCGCGGGATGTGCGCTTTACGGTCGTTGACGGGCGGATCGCGCGGATCGAATCGGGTGCCCAGCCGGACGCGGGGGACGAACGTCACGCTTGCTTGATTCCGGGCATTCCCAACCTCCACAGCCACGCCTTCCAGCGCGGCATGGCCGGCCTTGCCGAGCAGCGCGGGAATAGCGACGACAGCTTCTGGACCTGGCGCGAGGTCATGTACCGTTTCCTTGACCGCATGACGCCCGAGGACCTCCATGCCATCGCGGCGCTGGCGGCGATGGAGATGCTGGAGAGCGGCTTCACGCGGCTTGGCGAGTTTCACTACTTGCACCATGATGCCGACGGGCACGCCTATGCCGATCCCGCACGCATGGGCGCGGCGATTGCCGAGGCGGCGGCGGAAACCGGCATCGGGTTGACGCTGCTGCCGGTGTTCTATGCCCATTCCGGCTTCGGCGCGCTGGCGCCGAACCATGGGCAGCGCCGGTTCCTTCACGATCTCGACGGTTTTGCGCGCCTGCTGGAGGGCGCCCGCGCGGCGGTTGCCGGACTGGACGAGGCGGTGGTCGGCCTCGCGCCGCACAGCCTGCGCGCCGTGTCCCCGGAGGAACTGCTGCATCTGCAGGCGATGGCGGGGCAGGGCCCGATCCATATCCACATCGCCGAACAGATGAAGGAAGTGGAGGACTGCCTCGCCTGGAGCGGCCAGCGCCCGGTCGAATGGCTGCTCGATCACGCGGAAGTGGATCGCCGCTGGTGCATGGTCCACGCCACCCACATGACGCATGAGGAAACCACGCGGCTTGCGCGCAGCGGCGCGGTGGCGGGGCTCTGCCCGATTACCGAGGCCAATCTGGGCGACGGCCTGTTCCCGATGGCGGACTGGCTCGCCGCCGGGGGCGCTTACGGCATCGGCAGCGATTCCAACGTGCTGATCGACGCGACCGAGGAAATGCGCCTGCTCGAATACGGGCAGCGGCTGTTCACGCGCAGGCGCAACCTGCTGGCTGACGCTGCAACTGCTTCGAGCGGGGAGGCGATCTGGCGCGCCGCGCTGAACGGCGGCGCGCAGGCGCTGGGCGTCGAGGCCGGGCTGAAGCAGGGCAATGCCTTCGATGCGGTTTCGCTGGACCTCGATCATCCCTCGCTCTGCGCGCGGGGCGCGGAGCGCGTGCTTGACGGGCTCGTCTTCGCCTCGGGCCGTGCGGGTATCGATTGCGTCTGGCGCTTTGGGAAACAGGTGGTTAGCTCTGGCCGCCACCACGCACGCGACGGGATCGTCCGACGCTATCGGAAGACCCTGGACCGACTCTGCGCATGA